From the genome of Candidatus Thorarchaeota archaeon:
GAAGATGAAAGGACGTAGAGGAAGAAGATCGGGACGACGCAGAAATCGTAGACCAAGGCGCTCATCTCGAATCAGGGTACGACGAGCTGCTTACCCATCTAGTACCGTAGTACAAACCAGTACAGACAGCACACAGATTCAGGGACCCACTGTAGACCCGTCAAAGTGTGTGGGTTGTGGCATATGTGCTGAGAACTGTCCTACTGGCGCGATACGCGTCGTTGATGGTACGGCTCAGATTGACCCCTCAAAGTGCAGGCACTGTGGAATCTGTGTTAGAGTTTGTCCACAGAACGCGATTAGTTGAATCTAATCGCCTATTCGTCACTAATCACGCTATTATTGCTTCCATTACCATCATCAGTATGAAACCAATGATGAGGCCAGTTGTTGCGATACTTTCGTGCCCCGCCGAGTGACTTTCGGGGACCATCTCATCGCTTACGACATAGATCATTGCTCCCGCCGCAAATCCTAATCCAAATGGGATAAGTCCCGCAATTGATGAAACCAGAATTACCCCAATAACAGCTCCAACTGGTTCTACTAATCCTGCAAGAATGGAATAGATGAATGGCTTCGACCTAGATTCGCATTCGATGGTCAATGGAGCACAAATCGCCATACCTTCTGGGATGTTATGCAACCCAATAGCCAGAGCTA
Proteins encoded in this window:
- a CDS encoding 4Fe-4S binding protein, giving the protein MKGRRGRRSGRRRNRRPRRSSRIRVRRAAYPSSTVVQTSTDSTQIQGPTVDPSKCVGCGICAENCPTGAIRVVDGTAQIDPSKCRHCGICVRVCPQNAIS